The genomic region AGGGCCGCGATGCCGCCGTGCACGTGACCGGGCGGACCCTCGTACGCCGCGCCGAGGTGGAAGTCGGTCACGACGCGACCGTCCGCGTCGTGCCGGATGGTCAGCGGCGGGGCGATCGGGTTGCGGATACCGATCACCGGGTTGCCCCACGCCAGCCGGTCTCCCCCGGACGTCAGGCGGACGCCGAACGGACCGTCGAGTTGCCGGGCGCGCAGCTGTTCGGTCGCCGTGTCGATCCGGGCCTTGACCGCGGCCACGGTGTCGGCGTCGACCTCCGTGCGGATGGTTGCGTCGATGAGCTCGCGGACCGACTCCGCGAGTGGCCCGTAGAGCGCGCGCATCCGCTCGACCTCGGCTGCGGACACGTCGCCGATGTCGGTGAATTCCACCACCGGAGAACTAGAACACGTTCCAGGATGTCGTGTCGAATCACGGCCGGGCCGTTCCGTGATCAACCGGGCGGCGAGAGCACATCGCGACGTGCGGCCGACGCGAATCCCAGCCAGGTGTGGCGATTGCCCGCCCAGCACCAGCCGACCTTCGGCGCGTCGCGGTTGGCGGCGCCGTCACGGCCGGTGCCGTTGCTGATCCACAACGCGGGCGTTCTGGCGTCCAGCGAGCCGTCGTGCTTGGGCAGCCGCGATCCGATCGTCATGAAGCACCGGTTGCGTTGCAGCACATCCGGCTGCTGCAGCACCCAGTGGAGACCCTCGCTCACGGTCAGCGCCGTGCGCCCGGCGCCGACGATCGCGGGCAGCGCTTCGTCGGGGCTCCAATTCGCCATCGCGTCACCGCGGTCGGGAGCACACACCGCGTACACCGGTGAATCCGGCAACGCCACTGACGGGATGGGCCCGAACTCGTCGAGATCGGCCATGTCGGCCACCACGAACCCCGGCTTGCCGTCGCGGCGGATCAGCGGGGCCAGCGCCGAGGGCGCCAGCAGCTCGGGGTGGACGGCCAGCAGGACGGGACCGGCGGGGTCGTGGCGGCACATGTCGCGCAGCTGTTGGACCGGAATGCCTGCGAGCTCGGCCACGCCGAGCGTGATCAGTGTTTCGGCCTGGAGGGCGAGGGCGGGCAGCGTGGTGGTCGCGGTGGTGGGCACGCGGCCACAACGAAGCTCGGTGTGCGCGAGTTCCTGGCGGGCAGACCAGAGTACGTAGACTTCGGCCCGTGGCCCTCAGTGACGACGACCTCTCCCACCTCGGGCGCTGCGTCGAGCTGGCCCGCGAGGCCCTCGACGACGGCGACGAGCCGTTCGGCTCGGTGCTGGTCGACGAGGAAGGCCGGACCCTCTTCGAGGACCGCAACCGGGTCAAGGGCGGCGATCACACGCGTCATCCGGAACTGGCGATCGCCCGCTGGGCCGTCGACAACATGACGCCCGAACAGCGTGCCGCCGCGACCGTGTACACCTCCGGCGAACACTGCCCCATGTGCGCGGCCGGGCACGCCTGGGTCGGGCTGGGTCGGATCGTCTACGCCGCGTCGTCGGCGCAGCTGACTCGGTGGCTGACCGAGTGGGGGGCGCCGCCGCCACCGGTGGTGCCGCTGCCGGTCAACACCGTGGCGCCGGGACTGCGTGTGGACGGGCCCGCGGCTCGGTTCGAGGACACGGTGAAGTCGTTGTACGAGGCGAAGTTCCGGTGACCGAACCGCCCTGGGTCGAACACGTCATCTGGTGGCATCTCTACCCCCTCGGCTTCGTCGGGGCCTATCCCGCCGAACGGGCGCCCACCCCCGACGAACACCGGTTGCGCCGCATCGTCGACTGG from Mycobacterium sp. IDR2000157661 harbors:
- a CDS encoding DUF5701 family protein, producing MPTTATTTLPALALQAETLITLGVAELAGIPVQQLRDMCRHDPAGPVLLAVHPELLAPSALAPLIRRDGKPGFVVADMADLDEFGPIPSVALPDSPVYAVCAPDRGDAMANWSPDEALPAIVGAGRTALTVSEGLHWVLQQPDVLQRNRCFMTIGSRLPKHDGSLDARTPALWISNGTGRDGAANRDAPKVGWCWAGNRHTWLGFASAARRDVLSPPG
- a CDS encoding PaaI family thioesterase, coding for MVEFTDIGDVSAAEVERMRALYGPLAESVRELIDATIRTEVDADTVAAVKARIDTATEQLRARQLDGPFGVRLTSGGDRLAWGNPVIGIRNPIAPPLTIRHDADGRVVTDFHLGAAYEGPPGHVHGGIAALVLDHVLGEVAANAATPRFTGTITLRYLRTTRLGSLHAEARITRNEGVKTYAAGHLADEDGVTVEAEGVFIAPKWARG
- a CDS encoding nucleoside deaminase — translated: MALSDDDLSHLGRCVELAREALDDGDEPFGSVLVDEEGRTLFEDRNRVKGGDHTRHPELAIARWAVDNMTPEQRAAATVYTSGEHCPMCAAGHAWVGLGRIVYAASSAQLTRWLTEWGAPPPPVVPLPVNTVAPGLRVDGPAARFEDTVKSLYEAKFR